The following proteins come from a genomic window of Pseudochaenichthys georgianus chromosome 17, fPseGeo1.2, whole genome shotgun sequence:
- the LOC117461744 gene encoding calcium-activated potassium channel subunit beta-2-like, translating to MFFLAGAKKNAGRNERSKSIYQKFRRVDLLDKKKTVTALKPGEDRAIFLGLGMILSSVMMYFVLGVTMLRSYADSVWTEEGVCVILNSTVTADMNCSYNCGSECWRDSKYPCLQVYVSVNNTGRVSRLSHNEETQDTSSECFYVPRCQKDSVAMHVIIMNISERLKVNQQVTCYYDPSEHQENIILTRLYDQTVVFHSLLWPSSMLIGGALVIVMVKLTQYLSRLCEEIGKIKR from the exons ATGTTTTTTCTGGCCGGGGCCAAAAAGAATGCAGGACGAAATGAAAGGAG TAAGTCAATCTACCAGAAATTCCGTCGGGTAGATTTGTTGGACAAGAAGAAGACGGTGACGGCTCTGAAGCCCGGTGAAGATCGAGCCATCTTCCTGGGACTGGGAATGATCCTCTCTTCAGTGATGATGTACTTTGTCCTGGGCGTCACGATGTTACGCTCCTATGCAGACAG TGTGTGGACAgaggaaggtgtgtgtgttataCTGAACTCCACGGTCACAGCAGACATGAACTGTTCCTACAACTGTGGGTCAGAGTGCTGGAGAGACTCCAAATACCCCTGCCTGCAGGTCTACGTGAGCGTCAACAACACGGGCCGTGTCAGCCGTTTATCTCACAACGAGGAGACACAGGACACCAGCTCTGAA TGTTTCTACGTGCCAAGGTGCCAGAAAGACAGTGTCGCCATGCATGTCATCATCATGAACATCTCGGAGCGTCTGAAGGTGAACCAGCAGGTCACGTGTTACTACGACCCCAGCGAGCACCAGGAGAACATTATCCTGACGCGGCTGTATGACCAGACCGTCGTCTTCCACTCGCTGCTCTGGCCCTCCAGCATGCTCATTGGAGGGGCCCTCGTCATCGTCATGGTGAAGCTCACACAGTACCTCTCCAGACTGTGCGAAGAGATAGGGAAGATCAAGAGATGA